Proteins co-encoded in one Macrobrachium nipponense isolate FS-2020 chromosome 24, ASM1510439v2, whole genome shotgun sequence genomic window:
- the LOC135205558 gene encoding high affinity cGMP-specific 3',5'-cyclic phosphodiesterase 9A-like, with protein sequence MLYLCFPPLTPAGDSKRVIEIEKFKYEIADIRDAFLTHQRTRHVDFARLRPAVTLPATFFSPGTVREHVITLQREPPAFTKYRLTTETTECLKQPSFDVWQWEPNEMLTLIEHMYRELGLLEEFCISPPTIRNFLVSVQENYRNNPFHNFRHCFCVTQMMYCLIYLCRLPEKLSKKELGVLITACICHDLDHPGYNNSYQINARTELAVRYNDASPLENHHCAVGFRILANPECNIFSSLPESLFKEIRGEIILLILATDMARHSEIVDDFKKKLENFDYKNVNHLTALKMILIKACDISNEVRPSKVAEPWVDCLLEEYFNQAETEKQEGLPVAPFMDRDKVTKASAQISFIKFVLIPLFEDISQLFPQVEEALVVPLRHAREHYEQLKEAEEDMRRLAQSKSIA encoded by the exons ATGCTATACTTATGTTTTCCACCCTTGACCCCTGCTGGAGACAGCAAGAGGGTTATCGAAATAGAGAAGTTCAAGTACGAGATCGCTGACATCCGAGATGCCTTCCTGACCCACCAACGGACGCGCCATGTTGACTTCGCCAGGCTAAG GCCAGCAGTTACACTACCGGCCACGTTCTTCTCACCAGGGACCGTGAGAGAGCATGTCATCACCTTGCAGCGGGAACCACCAGCGTTCACCAAG TACCGGCTGACAACTGAAACAACAGAGTGCTTGAAACAACCTTCTTTCGACGTTTGGCAGTGGGAACCTAACGAG ATGCTTACACTGATAGAGCACATGTACAGAGAACTAGGACTCCTCGAAGAATTCTGCATCAGTCCACCAACGATACGCAACTTTCTG GTGTCCGTGCAGGAAAACTACCGAAATAACCCTTTCCACAACTTCCGCCACTGCTTCTGTGTCACCCAGATGATGTACTGCCTTATCTACCTGTGTCGCCTGCCGGAGAAACTGTCGAAGAAGGAGCTGGGGGTCCTCATCACTGCTTGCATATGTCACGATCTAGATCATCCGGGCTATAACAATTC GTatcaaatcaatgcacggacCGAACTGGCTGTCAGGTACAATGACGCTTCGCCCCTCGAGAACCACCACTGTGCTGTAGGATTCAGGATACTGGCTAATCCTGAATGCAACATCTTCAGCAGCTTACCCGAGTCCCTCTTCAAGGAAATTCGTGGG GAAATTATCCTCCTGATCCTGGCGACAGACATGGCGCGTCACTCTGAGATCGTCGACGACTTCAAGAAGAAGCTCGAGAACTTCGACTACAAGAACGTCAATCACTTGACGGCGCTCAAGATGATCCTTATCAAG GCATGTGACATCTCCAACGAAGTTCGTCCTTCGAAGGTCGCCGAGCCTTGGGTCGACTGCTTGCTCGAGGAATACTTCAACCAG GCAGAGACCGAGAAACAAGAGGGTCTCCCCGTGGCCCCCTTCATGGATCGAGACAAGGTGACGAAGGCATCGGCCCAAATAAGTTTCATCAAATTCGTTCTCATCCCTCTTTTCGAAGATATATCGCAGCTTTTTCCACAG GTGGAAGAGGCACTTGTTGTTCCACTCCGTCACGCGAGGGAGCACTACGAGCAACTTAAGGAGGCAGAGGAAGACATGAGACGACTTGCCCAGAGCAAATCCATAGCCTAG